One genomic segment of Flavobacteriaceae bacterium includes these proteins:
- a CDS encoding acyl-CoA carboxylase subunit beta, which translates to MDIKFNKNEDHNKLLLSDLKKRIAKVKLGGGQKSIDKHHSKGKLTARERIDYLLDANTNSVEIGAFAGEEMYPEHGGCPSGGVIVKIGYVQGKQCIVAANDATVKAGAWFPITGKKNLRAQEIAIENRLPIIYLVDSAGVYLPLQDEIFPDKEHFGRIFRNNAVMSSLGITQIAAVMGSCVAGGAYLPIMSDEALIVDKTGSIFLAGSYLVKAAIGESIDNETLGGATTHCEISGVTDYKAKDDKDALNKIKNIVSKIGDFNKAGFNRIAPQKPKEKEEDIFGILPLARHEQYDMKEILRRLVDDSEFDEYKERYGKTIITAYARIDGWAVGIVANQRKIVKTKKGEMQFGGVIYSDAADKATRFIANCNQKKIPLVFLQDVTGFMVGSKSEHGGIIKDGAKMVNAVSNSVAPKFTVIIGNSYGAGNYAMCGKAYDPRLIVAWPSAALAVMSGNAAAKVLLQIETAALKKKGEEITEKKELALFNQIKSRYDKQISPYYAAARLWTDGVINPLDTRVWISMGIEMANHAPVEKKFNLGVIQV; encoded by the coding sequence ATGGACATAAAGTTTAACAAAAATGAAGATCACAATAAGCTATTACTTTCTGATTTAAAAAAAAGAATAGCTAAAGTGAAATTGGGAGGAGGGCAGAAAAGTATTGATAAACATCATTCAAAAGGAAAACTTACTGCGAGAGAAAGAATTGATTATCTTTTAGATGCCAATACAAATAGTGTTGAAATAGGTGCTTTTGCGGGAGAAGAAATGTACCCTGAGCATGGAGGTTGTCCTTCGGGGGGAGTTATTGTTAAGATTGGATATGTACAAGGAAAGCAATGTATTGTGGCGGCAAATGATGCCACAGTGAAAGCTGGTGCCTGGTTTCCTATTACAGGAAAAAAAAATCTGCGGGCCCAGGAAATTGCCATAGAAAACAGATTACCTATTATTTATTTGGTGGATAGTGCCGGTGTATATTTACCGCTTCAGGATGAAATTTTTCCGGATAAGGAACATTTTGGAAGGATTTTTAGAAATAATGCGGTGATGAGCAGTTTAGGAATTACTCAGATTGCTGCGGTCATGGGGAGCTGTGTAGCCGGTGGTGCCTATTTGCCCATTATGAGTGATGAGGCACTCATTGTAGACAAAACAGGAAGCATATTTTTAGCGGGGAGTTATCTTGTAAAAGCAGCTATTGGTGAGTCTATCGACAATGAAACATTAGGAGGTGCCACCACTCACTGTGAAATATCCGGTGTTACGGATTATAAGGCAAAAGATGATAAGGATGCTTTGAACAAAATTAAAAATATAGTGAGTAAGATTGGTGATTTTAATAAAGCGGGTTTTAATAGAATAGCCCCTCAAAAACCAAAGGAGAAAGAAGAAGATATTTTTGGTATTCTACCATTAGCTCGCCATGAACAGTATGATATGAAAGAAATTCTAAGGCGATTAGTGGATGATTCCGAATTTGATGAATATAAAGAAAGATATGGAAAGACCATTATAACGGCATATGCAAGAATTGACGGTTGGGCTGTTGGTATTGTTGCCAATCAGCGTAAAATAGTAAAAACTAAAAAAGGAGAAATGCAATTTGGTGGCGTTATTTATTCCGATGCTGCTGACAAAGCGACCCGATTTATTGCTAATTGCAACCAGAAAAAAATTCCACTCGTTTTTTTACAAGATGTCACCGGATTTATGGTGGGCTCAAAATCCGAACATGGAGGGATTATAAAAGATGGGGCAAAAATGGTAAATGCCGTAAGTAACTCTGTTGCGCCCAAGTTTACCGTTATTATAGGCAATTCTTATGGTGCCGGCAATTATGCCATGTGTGGAAAAGCATATGATCCGAGGTTGATTGTTGCTTGGCCAAGTGCAGCATTAGCAGTAATGAGTGGAAATGCTGCAGCAAAAGTATTGTTACAAATAGAAACGGCCGCTTTAAAAAAGAAAGGAGAAGAAATTACCGAAAAAAAAGAGTTAGCCTTATTCAATCAAATTAAATCTCGTTATGACAAACAAATTTCTCCGTACTATGCCGCTGCAAGACTCTGGACAGATGGAGTGATTAATCCGCTAGATACAAGAGTTTGGATTTCCATGGGTATTGAAATGGCAAATCATGCTCCTGTTGAGAAAAAATTCAACCTGGGTGTAATTCAGGTTTGA
- a CDS encoding YebC/PmpR family DNA-binding transcriptional regulator, protein MGRAFEFRKARKMKRWSAMAKTFTRIGKDIVMAVKEGGPNPDINSRLRAVIQNAKAANMPKDNIERAIKKASDKDAANYKEVLFEGYALHGIAVLIETATDNNNRTVANIRAAFNKYDGNLGTSGSVFFMFDHTCNFTVKKEDISMDMEALELELIDFEVEEVFDDDEGIIIYAPFEQFGAIQSYFEEHNIAIISSGFERIPTITTKISEEAQADVEKLLERLEEDDDVQHVYHSMEV, encoded by the coding sequence ATGGGAAGAGCATTTGAATTTCGAAAAGCGAGGAAAATGAAACGATGGTCTGCGATGGCCAAAACGTTTACCAGGATTGGGAAAGATATTGTAATGGCTGTAAAAGAAGGTGGGCCAAATCCTGATATCAACTCAAGATTGAGAGCCGTTATTCAGAATGCAAAGGCAGCTAATATGCCTAAAGATAATATTGAAAGAGCCATTAAAAAAGCTTCCGATAAGGATGCTGCTAACTATAAAGAAGTGTTGTTTGAGGGCTATGCCCTGCATGGCATTGCTGTTTTAATTGAAACGGCTACTGACAATAACAATAGAACCGTTGCGAATATCAGAGCTGCTTTCAATAAATACGATGGAAATTTGGGAACTTCGGGCTCCGTTTTTTTTATGTTTGACCATACTTGTAATTTTACAGTAAAGAAAGAAGATATTTCTATGGACATGGAAGCATTGGAATTGGAATTGATTGATTTTGAAGTAGAAGAAGTTTTTGACGATGATGAAGGAATTATCATTTATGCTCCGTTTGAACAGTTTGGAGCCATTCAATCTTACTTTGAAGAACATAACATCGCCATCATATCTTCCGGTTTTGAAAGAATTCCTACTATCACTACTAAGATTTCCGAAGAAGCGCAGGCAGATGTGGAAAAATTATTAGAACGCCTGGAAGAAGATGACGATGTCCAGCATGTATATCATTCGATGGAGGTTTGA
- a CDS encoding IS4 family transposase — protein MKKTNASTKSSELNSVLSSHFQGKINLARIKLISHFIIALCKVQTVTFEKVANAFETSVDSKSSLRRIQRFIADYSLDGDLIARLIFSLLPKQEGLILSIDRTNWKFGQTNINIFKLGVVYKGVAFPLLFTMLDKPGNSNSQERIDLVNRFIRLFGKDVIKSIVADREFVGNHWLDFLNTNGIKYYIRIRNNFKVELPDKNKTIKVFHLFNPHKINEFVYYPKIVRVNGQLCFLSGCKLYPKNGKPDFLIIVSFNAPDKAFEQYKERWQIEMCFKAMKASGFDIENTHLQDIKRIEKLVLLVMMAFVWCYKVGIYLHQIKPIKIKKHGRMAKSIFKYGLDYIASVLLNPVNQNNMNLTKFLSCT, from the coding sequence ATGAAAAAAACCAATGCTTCCACTAAAAGTAGTGAATTAAATTCAGTTTTAAGTTCTCATTTCCAAGGTAAGATCAATTTGGCAAGAATCAAACTCATATCACATTTCATTATCGCCCTCTGTAAGGTACAGACAGTTACCTTTGAAAAGGTAGCCAACGCTTTTGAGACCTCAGTAGATTCGAAGTCATCACTCAGACGTATTCAAAGATTTATTGCTGATTATTCGTTGGATGGAGATTTGATCGCTCGTCTTATATTTAGTCTCCTTCCTAAGCAAGAGGGATTGATCTTGAGTATTGATAGGACCAATTGGAAGTTTGGTCAGACCAACATCAACATTTTTAAGTTGGGAGTTGTCTATAAAGGTGTTGCCTTCCCATTGTTATTTACTATGTTAGATAAGCCAGGGAACTCTAACAGTCAGGAGCGTATTGATCTTGTGAATCGTTTCATAAGACTTTTTGGCAAAGATGTTATTAAATCCATTGTAGCCGATAGAGAGTTTGTAGGTAATCATTGGTTGGATTTCTTGAATACAAATGGAATCAAATATTATATCCGCATTCGAAACAACTTTAAGGTAGAGCTTCCTGATAAGAACAAAACCATCAAAGTATTTCACTTGTTTAATCCACATAAGATCAATGAGTTTGTGTATTATCCTAAAATTGTACGTGTTAATGGTCAGCTTTGTTTCCTTTCCGGATGCAAGTTGTACCCAAAAAATGGAAAGCCTGATTTCTTAATCATTGTATCGTTCAACGCTCCTGATAAGGCCTTTGAACAATACAAAGAACGATGGCAGATAGAGATGTGTTTTAAAGCAATGAAAGCCAGTGGCTTTGATATTGAAAACACACACCTGCAAGATATTAAGCGTATTGAAAAATTAGTACTGCTTGTAATGATGGCTTTCGTATGGTGTTACAAAGTTGGTATATATTTACATCAGATTAAGCCTATCAAAATAAAAAAGCATGGAAGAATGGCTAAAAGCATATTCAAATATGGATTAGATTATATCGCTTCTGTGCTATTAAACCCTGTAAATCAAAACAATATGAACTTGACTAAATTTTTGTCATGTACTTAG
- a CDS encoding DDE transposase — MSGFDSWNQKPHCEDYLIYPKNIGEYLSLDEVSLSKGELYTYLTNKNARSKQGTLVACVKGIKSDDIITAIERIPLEQRKQVKEVTLDMANNMNLTAKICFPNAKIVTDRFHVVKLVTEALQHVRVQHRWKAIEDENKAIEAAKKARKKHKPIVLSNGDTKKQLLARSRYILAKKTNDWTPNQKQRAELLCNLYPNIQQAYKHTLEFRSIYQEKCKVKAKQRFEHWFEDTEKLEFKNFNTAMNSIKHHFNTILNFFYNRNTNANAESFNSKIKLFRANQRGVRDTQFFLFRLEKLFA, encoded by the coding sequence ATAAGTGGGTTTGATAGTTGGAATCAAAAGCCCCATTGTGAAGATTATCTTATTTATCCGAAGAATATAGGAGAGTATTTAAGTCTTGATGAAGTAAGTCTATCTAAAGGTGAACTTTATACCTATTTGACCAACAAGAACGCACGAAGTAAACAAGGAACTTTAGTGGCTTGTGTAAAAGGAATTAAAAGTGATGATATTATTACTGCTATTGAAAGAATACCCTTAGAACAACGCAAACAAGTCAAAGAAGTAACTTTAGATATGGCAAATAATATGAATTTAACAGCTAAGATTTGTTTTCCAAATGCTAAAATTGTTACCGATAGATTTCATGTGGTAAAACTGGTAACAGAAGCTTTACAGCATGTTAGAGTACAGCATCGGTGGAAAGCAATAGAAGATGAAAACAAAGCCATTGAAGCTGCTAAAAAAGCAAGGAAGAAACACAAACCCATAGTGCTATCTAATGGTGATACAAAAAAGCAACTTTTGGCTAGAAGTAGATATATTTTAGCTAAAAAGACAAACGATTGGACACCTAATCAAAAACAAAGAGCAGAATTATTATGTAATCTTTATCCAAACATCCAACAAGCCTATAAACACACTTTAGAATTTAGAAGCATTTATCAAGAAAAATGTAAAGTAAAAGCCAAACAACGATTTGAACATTGGTTTGAGGATACAGAAAAATTGGAATTTAAAAATTTCAATACAGCAATGAACAGTATTAAACATCATTTTAATACCATCTTAAACTTTTTTTACAATAGGAATACAAATGCAAATGCAGAGTCTTTTAATTCAAAAATAAAACTCTTTAGAGCCAATCAAAGAGGCGTAAGAGATACACAATTTTTCCTCTTTAGACTTGAAAAATTATTCGCTTAA